In Pseudonocardia sp. DSM 110487, the sequence ATCGGCCGCGCAGGCACTGGGCGAGTGCCAGTGGCTCCAGCGCGTACGGCAGCCACCCCACCATCCCACCGGCTCGGAGCGTGACCACCAGCGTCTCCAACATCGCCGCTGCGGCGTCGTCATCGCCCACCAACAGGCTGATGAACCCGGTGATCGTGTGGACGGTCAAGCTGTCGACCGAACCGGCCTGGACGGCGGCCACGAGCCCCCGCATGGGTTCCATGGCGGCGGCGGGTGCGCCGTCGAGGAGGTCGAGGAACCCGAGCATGCCGGCCACGGCGGGACGCAGCGGCGAGGTCGGAGGCAGGGTGACAGCTTCCAGCGGACCCCGGCCCGTGGTGGCAAGGACCGAGTCGCCGCCGACCCATGCGATCCACACCGCCTCGGTGAGCATGATCGCGGCCTGCTCGGGGCTGCACGAGACGATCCGGCGGGCGCCGTTCAGCGCGACCTTGCCACCGGCGGCCGGTGAGACCCGTTCGACGTCGATCTGGGCCTGGATGTAGGTTGCCTCGGCGATCACCGAGGCGTCGTCGGTGGACGCGGCCGCCCGGGACGCGAGATCGGTTGCCCATGCGGTACGACCCGCGTCGTACGCCGCCCTGGCGGCCTTGGCCAGCCGAGTCGATCGCCGGGCCGGGTGGATGCTGAGCTCGGCCGACCGTTCGTATGCGGTAGCCATCGCGGTCGATCCGCCCCGGCTACCCGCGCGCTGCGCCGCCCGCTCGAGTTCGCCGGCAACCTCCTCGTCGGGTTCCGACGTTGCCGCCGCCAGGTGCCATGCCCGCCGGTCGGCGTTCGATCCGTCCAGCAACACTTCGGCCAGCGCTCGATGGGCGGAGACCCGATCGACGGACGTCGCAGCTCGGTAGGCGGCCGCACGTACCAGTGGATGCCGGAACGACATGCCGTCGCCGGTCACGATGACGAGCCCGCTGCGCACCGCGGGGTCGAGATCCGCCGCGGACAGCCCCAGCGCCTTGCCGGCGTCCATGATCACATTGACGCTGGTTGTGTCGTCTGCGGCCGCGACGACGAGCGCCAACTGCGTGGCCGCCGGCAGGTCGGCGATCTGTCGACGGAAGGCGTCCTGGACCCGACCGACCGCGGGGAGCGGGCCGACGTGGAACTCGTGCAGTACCCGCCCGCTGTGCTGCTCCGCAGCGAGCGCGGCAGCAAGCTCGATGAGGGCCAGCGGGTTTCCATCGGCCTCGCGCAGCACCCTGGCTCGTACCGGATCGGCGAGGCCCGGCGCGTACTCGGCCAGCAACGCCGCCGCTGTAGACGGGTCGAGCCCGCGGACACGCACCGCCTCGACGCCGGGAGCAGGCAGGACCGCCTCATCGCCGCGAACAGCGAAGATCATGGCGATCGGCTCGGCAGTCAGCCGCCGGGCGGCGAACAGCAACGCTGCCGACGACGCGTCGTCGAGCCATTGCGCGTCGTCGAGCAGGCACAGCAGCGGCCGGTCGTCAGCGATGTCGGAGAGCAGTGTCAGGGTGGCCACCCCGATCAGGAACCGGTCGCGGACAACCGTCTCCGCGATGCCGAACGCGCCGCGAAGCACATCGGCCTGCCGGCCGGGCAGCGCATCGAGCCGGTCGAGGAACGGATGCAACAGCATGTGGAGCCCGGCGAACGGCAGCTCGGCCTCGAACTCGATGCCGATCCCACGCAGCACCCGCATGCCGCCCGCCATTTCGGACGCACGGTCGAGCAGGATGGTCTTCCCGATCCCAGCGTCACCCCGCAGCACCAGAGCGCCGCCCTGCGCCCGACGCGCATCAGCCAAAAGCTGCCCGATCCTCGCCAGCTCGTCGACGCGACCGTGCAGCACGGACCCGACGATAGGCCGTGCACCGGGACGACACGGGAGCAGATACCCGTGTTTGTGCGCCCGCTCAAGCCGCCGCCCATGCGGTCGAAAGAACCCCGTAGCGGCAGGCAGAACAGACGATCATGCTGACGTAAGCGCGAGGCGTGTGGTTAGTGCGCAACTCCCCCCTCGGACACAAGATCATTCCCTGACCAGCGGGTTTCATGCCGGTCAATCGGCTCCTGCTGCGGATGCCCTGGTCA encodes:
- a CDS encoding helix-turn-helix transcriptional regulator, yielding MLHGRVDELARIGQLLADARRAQGGALVLRGDAGIGKTILLDRASEMAGGMRVLRGIGIEFEAELPFAGLHMLLHPFLDRLDALPGRQADVLRGAFGIAETVVRDRFLIGVATLTLLSDIADDRPLLCLLDDAQWLDDASSAALLFAARRLTAEPIAMIFAVRGDEAVLPAPGVEAVRVRGLDPSTAAALLAEYAPGLADPVRARVLREADGNPLALIELAAALAAEQHSGRVLHEFHVGPLPAVGRVQDAFRRQIADLPAATQLALVVAAADDTTSVNVIMDAGKALGLSAADLDPAVRSGLVIVTGDGMSFRHPLVRAAAYRAATSVDRVSAHRALAEVLLDGSNADRRAWHLAAATSEPDEEVAGELERAAQRAGSRGGSTAMATAYERSAELSIHPARRSTRLAKAARAAYDAGRTAWATDLASRAAASTDDASVIAEATYIQAQIDVERVSPAAGGKVALNGARRIVSCSPEQAAIMLTEAVWIAWVGGDSVLATTGRGPLEAVTLPPTSPLRPAVAGMLGFLDLLDGAPAAAMEPMRGLVAAVQAGSVDSLTVHTITGFISLLVGDDDAAAAMLETLVVTLRAGGMVGWLPYALEPLALAQCLRGRFLDAAAAATEGTALAVEVGQRNQVTAMTAISAWLDAVSGDEERCRSLAAEVNAQAARHVAATACARWALGLLELAAGRADAALEHLDSIYRDRIGYGYEIRAAPDFVEAAVRSGHIDRARTMSSVFQEWARHSGHLSTGALALRCQALLDQGSDADTGYAAALRAHETASRPYDMARTHLVYGEWLRRQRRRSDAGAQLSAAMELFDRLGARRWAERAAAELEVLGARPAPRSSDTGGSARLTPQELQVVRLAAAGLSNKEIGAQLFLSPRTVGHHLYRVFPKLGVTRRMELAYLDLGSVT